The following proteins come from a genomic window of Synechococcus sp. UW69:
- a CDS encoding sirohydrochlorin chelatase → MAEQHAETGNEHLGVLICGHGSRNRLAVEEFAQMVEALRPRLAPMPVEHGYLEFARPILRDGLEALREKGVTKVLAIPAMLFAAGHAKNDIPSVLNTYTAETGLPIDYGRELGVDRLMVSAAGARVQECLDAATSTVPLTETLLVVVGRGSSDPDANSNVAKVTRLLVEGFGFGWGETVYSGVTFPLVEPGLRHAVKLGFKRVVVVPYFLFSGVLVSRIRQHTALVEADHPEVEFLSAGYLGDHTLVVDTFKERVEEVLRGDTAMNCSLCKYRAQVLGFEQDVGRAQESHHHHVEGLAESCTLCELECTGACQPDGLPIAHDHSHEADHNHGADHSHGADHSHDHHHPPYPHADHPLGPTTLKRTSDAPKD, encoded by the coding sequence TTGGCCGAACAGCACGCGGAAACCGGCAACGAGCATCTTGGCGTTCTGATCTGCGGCCACGGGAGTCGCAACCGACTGGCCGTTGAAGAGTTCGCCCAGATGGTGGAAGCCCTACGGCCTCGGCTCGCCCCGATGCCGGTGGAACACGGCTACCTGGAATTTGCCCGCCCCATCCTTCGGGATGGTCTTGAAGCGCTCCGCGAGAAAGGCGTCACCAAGGTGCTGGCCATTCCCGCCATGCTTTTCGCCGCGGGGCATGCCAAGAACGACATCCCCTCCGTTCTCAACACCTACACCGCTGAAACTGGTCTGCCGATCGATTACGGCCGTGAGCTGGGCGTGGATCGCCTGATGGTGTCGGCTGCCGGAGCAAGGGTTCAGGAATGTCTCGACGCCGCCACGAGCACCGTCCCGCTGACAGAAACCCTCCTGGTGGTGGTGGGTCGAGGTTCATCCGATCCAGACGCCAACTCCAACGTGGCCAAGGTGACGCGCCTACTGGTGGAAGGGTTTGGCTTCGGCTGGGGAGAAACGGTGTATTCCGGCGTGACCTTCCCGCTGGTGGAACCAGGGCTACGCCATGCGGTGAAGCTGGGTTTCAAACGTGTTGTGGTGGTGCCCTACTTCCTCTTTTCAGGGGTTTTGGTAAGCCGAATCCGCCAACACACCGCTCTGGTGGAAGCGGACCACCCTGAGGTGGAGTTTCTCTCGGCGGGGTACCTGGGCGACCACACACTGGTGGTGGACACCTTCAAAGAGCGGGTCGAGGAAGTGTTGCGTGGCGACACTGCCATGAACTGCTCGCTCTGCAAGTACAGAGCCCAGGTGCTGGGCTTCGAACAGGACGTGGGGCGTGCGCAGGAAAGCCACCACCATCACGTGGAAGGACTTGCGGAAAGCTGCACGCTCTGCGAATTGGAGTGCACAGGGGCTTGCCAACCCGACGGCCTACCGATTGCCCATGACCACAGCCATGAGGCAGATCACAACCATGGGGCAGACCACAGCCATGGGGCAGACCACAGCCATGACCACCATCACCCCCCTTATCCCCATGCCGATCACCCCTTGGGGCCCACCACGCTGAAGCGCACCAGCGACGCTCCTAAAGATTGA
- a CDS encoding DUF2811 domain-containing protein: MDRNHLERCHEMGTTERGTSAKASYVSLETEIPEVLYRGMKDFIGENPTWDQYRVMSSALAHFLFQNGSDDRAVTERYLDDLFIRPDH, translated from the coding sequence ATGGATCGAAATCATCTCGAGCGATGCCATGAGATGGGGACAACGGAACGCGGAACCTCTGCAAAAGCCAGCTACGTGAGCCTGGAGACTGAAATTCCCGAGGTGCTCTATCGAGGCATGAAGGATTTCATCGGTGAGAACCCCACCTGGGATCAATACCGCGTCATGAGTTCCGCCCTTGCCCACTTTCTGTTTCAGAACGGCAGTGACGACCGCGCCGTGACCGAGCGCTATCTCGACGATTTGTTTATCCGCCCCGACCACTAA
- a CDS encoding GMC oxidoreductase — translation MSSRSMNCDGPWDAIVVGSGASGGVAAMTLAEGGARVLVVEAGPDLTSTEAFGSEPGNLLRRIVGLTSGSHRRQSQHPGYWKANPRLYADERIHPYDHPTDQPFLWTRGLQVGGRSLTWGGITLRLSDEDLAGVNVDGEQVGWPLRSRDLMPHYAELERWLGVHGGRDGLDYLPDGDTQPALAATPAEQRFAEVVRHRLGYPVIPSRGFGPAPQGRDPAWPRSSSRGSSLPRAMATGRTQLLSEHLVERLLVDAGGDKATGVVAVDQANGNRKELKADLVVLAASTIQTVSILLRSRRGEQSNGFDDPSGRLGTRLMDHVSTSQFFAFPEQVHAAQPPLTGAGSFFVPFGRHLSSAEFQGGYGLWGGIGRFDPPRWLRRRPSCITGFLIGHGEVLPRVENKVTLSERRDRWGVRVPLISCRWSRNELAMVTHMRASIKACIDAAGGEAQPIKDLFHLPFVEPFLDGAVALSDGAAPPGYYIHEVGGAAMGSNETSSVLDSFNRLWRVPNVLVVDGACWPSSAWQSPTLTMMALSRRACLLALSGRGG, via the coding sequence ATGAGCAGTCGCTCTATGAACTGCGATGGCCCCTGGGACGCCATCGTCGTTGGCTCGGGAGCGAGTGGAGGTGTGGCAGCCATGACGCTGGCTGAGGGCGGCGCGCGGGTGCTTGTGGTGGAGGCTGGCCCTGACCTCACCAGCACGGAAGCCTTCGGGTCTGAGCCGGGCAATCTGTTGCGGCGGATCGTGGGACTGACCAGCGGCAGTCATCGCCGGCAGTCCCAGCATCCTGGCTACTGGAAAGCAAACCCTCGGCTGTACGCCGACGAGAGAATCCACCCTTACGACCACCCGACGGACCAGCCTTTTCTCTGGACGCGAGGTTTGCAGGTTGGCGGTCGCAGCCTGACCTGGGGTGGCATCACCCTGCGTCTTTCCGATGAGGATCTGGCCGGTGTCAACGTTGACGGCGAACAGGTTGGTTGGCCCCTGCGTAGCCGTGACCTGATGCCGCATTACGCCGAACTGGAGCGCTGGCTCGGCGTTCATGGTGGGCGCGATGGTTTGGATTATCTGCCGGATGGAGACACGCAACCGGCTCTGGCGGCGACGCCGGCAGAGCAGCGCTTTGCCGAGGTTGTGCGGCATCGGTTGGGTTACCCCGTGATTCCCTCAAGGGGCTTTGGTCCGGCGCCGCAGGGGCGGGATCCCGCATGGCCTCGCTCAAGCAGTCGCGGCAGCAGCCTTCCTCGTGCCATGGCTACAGGACGCACACAGCTGCTGTCTGAGCATCTGGTGGAGCGTCTACTGGTGGATGCAGGCGGCGATAAAGCCACTGGTGTGGTTGCCGTTGATCAAGCCAATGGCAACAGAAAGGAGTTGAAGGCGGATCTCGTGGTCTTGGCTGCTTCGACGATTCAGACCGTATCCATCCTGCTGCGTTCCCGTCGTGGAGAGCAGAGCAACGGTTTTGACGACCCTTCAGGACGTCTCGGTACACGCTTGATGGATCACGTCTCTACGTCGCAGTTTTTTGCTTTCCCCGAGCAAGTCCATGCAGCGCAGCCACCTCTCACGGGGGCCGGAAGTTTCTTTGTGCCCTTTGGGCGGCACCTTTCATCTGCTGAATTTCAGGGAGGCTATGGACTCTGGGGAGGTATTGGGCGGTTTGACCCACCTCGATGGTTGAGGCGTCGCCCGTCCTGCATCACCGGGTTCCTCATTGGCCACGGTGAAGTCCTCCCGAGAGTTGAGAACAAAGTGACGCTGAGTGAGCGCAGGGATCGCTGGGGCGTGCGTGTTCCCTTGATTTCCTGTCGTTGGAGTCGCAATGAGCTGGCGATGGTGACGCACATGCGCGCTTCCATCAAGGCCTGTATCGACGCTGCCGGAGGTGAGGCCCAGCCGATTAAGGACCTTTTCCATCTCCCCTTCGTTGAGCCTTTCTTGGATGGGGCGGTTGCTCTGTCTGACGGCGCAGCACCACCGGGTTATTACATCCATGAGGTTGGAGGGGCTGCGATGGGCTCGAACGAGACAAGCAGCGTCCTCGATTCCTTCAACCGGCTCTGGCGCGTCCCCAATGTGCTGGTGGTTGACGGTGCCTGTTGGCCCTCCTCGGCCTGGCAGAGCCCAACGCTCACCATGATGGCCCTCAGCCGTCGGGCGTGTCTGTTGGCCCTTAGTGGTCGGGGCGGATAA
- a CDS encoding asparaginase, whose amino-acid sequence MTLPSGFSPAARSGSAPLEVCLRRGSITESVHRVHAVVCDGRGRVLMSAGNPGLESFMRSALKPFQALPFLSSGTAGQMDVDDRGIAISCASHAGTNAHAREAFRLLWKAELDSASLQCPVPDGADSPLQHNCSGKHAAFLATSRKMGWPLESYLQNDHPLQVEVNRRVAELIGLPADELVAERDDCGAPTLVLQLAQMALLYAHLGASQHAELEQISRAMLSHPDLVAGEGRFDTELMRRSHGQVLSKGGAEGIQCLSRIGEGLGVAIKVEDGSRRAKQAVALHVLRQLDWLTPMGLDELDEQVLVVNPSVKLTVNGALHT is encoded by the coding sequence ATGACTTTGCCCTCGGGCTTCAGCCCTGCAGCCCGGTCCGGGTCAGCGCCCCTTGAGGTTTGTCTTCGGCGGGGATCCATCACGGAGTCGGTGCATCGTGTCCATGCGGTGGTCTGCGATGGACGTGGTCGGGTGCTGATGTCGGCTGGGAATCCTGGCTTGGAAAGTTTCATGCGCTCGGCGCTCAAGCCGTTTCAGGCTCTGCCCTTTCTCAGCAGTGGCACCGCCGGCCAGATGGATGTCGATGACCGGGGCATCGCCATCAGTTGCGCGTCCCATGCGGGCACCAATGCCCATGCGCGGGAAGCCTTCCGGTTGCTGTGGAAAGCGGAGTTGGACAGCGCTTCACTTCAATGTCCGGTTCCGGATGGTGCTGACAGTCCGCTTCAGCACAATTGTTCCGGCAAACACGCTGCTTTTCTGGCCACCAGTCGGAAGATGGGATGGCCGCTCGAGTCGTATCTGCAGAACGACCATCCGCTGCAGGTTGAAGTGAACCGTCGGGTTGCTGAACTGATAGGCCTGCCTGCCGACGAATTGGTTGCAGAACGGGATGATTGCGGCGCTCCGACCTTGGTGCTGCAGTTGGCCCAGATGGCGCTTCTGTATGCCCATCTCGGGGCCTCACAGCATGCTGAACTTGAACAGATCAGTCGGGCCATGCTGAGTCATCCCGACCTGGTGGCAGGCGAGGGGCGTTTCGACACCGAGCTGATGCGCCGCAGCCATGGTCAGGTCTTGAGTAAAGGTGGAGCTGAGGGCATTCAATGTCTGAGCCGCATTGGTGAAGGTCTTGGGGTAGCCATCAAGGTTGAAGACGGCTCCCGTCGTGCCAAGCAGGCGGTTGCATTGCATGTGTTGCGTCAACTGGATTGGCTCACGCCCATGGGGCTCGACGAGCTGGACGAGCAGGTGCTGGTCGTGAACCCGAGCGTCAAGCTCACCGTGAATGGCGCCTTGCACACCTGA
- a CDS encoding CGLD27 family protein, with amino-acid sequence MPEAVSCPVPPEQRPLEEFQQLCESWFFSWPAGQDPRLMQHLAGSWLLMLPVCSLIASGSWTLKQDPPRLVAAAAVAALVLPLLLLVRQWLGWTYVMQRLLRESVDYEESGWYDGQTWEKPLSWRERDLLVARHEVRPILGRLGRAMATSAGLMLAGASLCQAL; translated from the coding sequence ATGCCAGAAGCGGTGTCCTGCCCCGTTCCTCCGGAGCAGCGGCCTCTTGAGGAGTTTCAGCAGCTCTGTGAGTCGTGGTTTTTTTCTTGGCCGGCAGGCCAGGATCCTCGTTTGATGCAACACCTTGCCGGCAGCTGGCTGTTGATGCTGCCGGTGTGCAGTTTGATCGCCAGTGGCAGTTGGACTCTCAAGCAGGATCCGCCCAGGCTCGTGGCTGCAGCCGCAGTTGCGGCTCTCGTTCTGCCTTTGCTGCTCCTTGTGCGCCAATGGCTGGGATGGACCTACGTCATGCAGCGTCTGCTGCGTGAATCCGTCGACTACGAGGAATCCGGCTGGTACGACGGGCAGACCTGGGAAAAACCCTTGTCATGGCGAGAACGAGATTTGCTTGTAGCTCGGCATGAGGTTCGACCAATCCTTGGGCGTTTAGGCCGTGCAATGGCCACCTCGGCCGGTTTGATGCTTGCTGGTGCCAGTCTCTGTCAGGCTCTTTGA
- the rsfS gene encoding ribosome silencing factor, producing the protein MDSQKLAELVADACDDRKATDIRLIRVDEVSSLADWMVIAGGQSDVQVRAIARSVEDRLEAEADLLPLRKEGLNEGRWALLDYGDVIVHVLMPDERGYYDLEAFWSHGESRTFLPSAH; encoded by the coding sequence ATGGATAGTCAAAAGCTTGCCGAGCTGGTCGCCGACGCTTGCGATGACCGCAAGGCCACCGACATCCGTCTGATTCGCGTTGATGAGGTCTCCAGCCTGGCCGATTGGATGGTGATCGCCGGTGGTCAATCCGACGTCCAGGTTCGTGCCATTGCACGGTCTGTTGAAGACAGGCTGGAGGCTGAGGCAGATCTCTTGCCCTTGCGTAAGGAAGGTCTCAATGAAGGGCGCTGGGCTCTTCTGGATTACGGCGATGTCATCGTTCATGTGCTGATGCCCGATGAGCGCGGTTACTACGACCTTGAGGCTTTCTGGAGTCACGGTGAAAGTAGAACCTTCTTACCGTCAGCTCACTAG
- a CDS encoding DUF3318 domain-containing protein, with product MSELQRLKGVLPPEMQSWVFVESAAAVDPPLITLEEIGRDEVEIQVDLDEWDSLALDHRNLLFWHEVGRIQNDTIPRDGWEMAALAIGLGGAIGELWVQDGLLLLMALGLSGFAGYRLYLKNNSEKRLQDAISADERAIDLACRFGYSVPNAYRSLGGALKELVEKTRKKSRRSYYEDRLEALRKSASKARAEMAQQEGSRSSVTSENVYG from the coding sequence ATGAGTGAGCTCCAGCGCCTGAAGGGGGTGCTGCCACCGGAAATGCAGAGCTGGGTGTTTGTGGAATCAGCTGCTGCAGTTGATCCTCCCTTAATCACCCTTGAAGAGATCGGTCGGGATGAAGTGGAGATCCAGGTGGATCTCGACGAATGGGATTCCCTCGCGTTGGACCACCGCAATTTGCTGTTCTGGCACGAGGTTGGTCGCATTCAGAACGACACCATTCCCAGGGATGGGTGGGAGATGGCCGCCCTGGCCATCGGCCTCGGCGGTGCCATCGGTGAATTGTGGGTTCAGGACGGCCTGCTGCTGCTCATGGCCCTTGGCCTTTCTGGCTTCGCGGGATACAGGCTCTACCTGAAGAACAATTCGGAAAAGCGTCTTCAGGACGCCATCAGTGCCGATGAGCGTGCGATTGATCTGGCCTGCCGGTTTGGTTACAGCGTTCCGAACGCCTATCGGAGTCTGGGGGGAGCACTGAAAGAGTTGGTCGAAAAGACCCGCAAGAAGAGTCGTCGCAGCTACTACGAGGACCGTCTGGAAGCCCTGCGGAAAAGCGCCAGCAAGGCCAGGGCCGAAATGGCTCAGCAAGAGGGCTCGCGCAGCTCAGTCACTAGCGAAAATGTCTATGGATAG
- the carB gene encoding carbamoyl-phosphate synthase large subunit — MPRRSDLSRILLVGSGPIVIGQACEFDYSGTQACKALRAEGYEVILINSNPASIMTDPEMADRTYIEPLTPDIVTRVIEQERPDALLPTMGGQTALNLAVTLAENGTLERFGVELIGADLKAIQKAEDRLLFKQAMERIGVKVCPSGIASSQEEAEAVGAAIGSFPRIIRPAFTLGGSGGGIAYNPEEYAAICKSGLEASPVSQILIEQSLLGWKEFELEVMRDLADNVVIVCSIENLDPMGVHTGDSITVAPAQTLTDREYQRLRDQSIAIIREIGVATGGSNIQFAINPDNGDVVVIEMNPRVSRSSALASKATGFPIAKIAARLAVGYTLDEILNDITGKTPACFEPTIDYVVTKIPRFAFEKFRGSPAVLTTSMKSVGEAMAIGRCFEESFQKAMRSLETGLSGWGGDREEPNHSDGELDRRLRTPSPERILSVRTAMVRGRSDEEIHRISKIDPWFLAKLRRIIEAETRLIKGKSLEQLNAESLFEAKQLGFSDRQIAWQTKSDELLVRQRRHQLDVRAIFKTVDTCAAEFASSTPYHYSTYERPLQTLQADGSLKTLPASSEVTRRQDSRKMMILGGGPNRIGQGIEFDYCCCHASFAGQEQGITTVMVNSNPETVSTDYDTSDSLYFEPLTLEDVLNVIEAERPDGVVVQFGGQTPLKLAIPLLRWLESEEGRATGTSIWGTSPESIDRAEDREQFEAILRDLNIRQPRNGLARSEEEARAVATRVGYPVVVRPSYVLGGRAMEVVFDEEELNRYMREAVQVEPDHPVLIDQYLENAVEVDVDALCDHNGAVIVGGLMEHIEPAGIHSGDSACCLPSVSLGEAALNTIRDWSRSLAQTLEVRGLINLQFAVQRNTDGSEVVYIIEANPRASRTVPFVAKATGQPLARLATRLMAGETLSDIGLTREPKPPLQSIKEAVLPFRRFPGADTVLGPEMRSTGEVMGCADSFGMAYAKAELGAGEALPTQGTVFLSTHDRDKQALVPIAARLIELGFDVTATSGTAQALANAGLKVQSVLKVHEGRPNIEDQIRSNQVQLVINTPIGRQAAHDDKYLRRAALDYAVPTVTTLAGARAAVEAISALQQQPRLSIHALQDVHAMQR; from the coding sequence ATGCCCAGGCGGTCTGACCTGAGTCGCATTCTCCTGGTGGGGTCAGGTCCGATTGTGATCGGCCAGGCCTGCGAGTTCGACTACTCCGGAACCCAGGCCTGCAAAGCCCTCAGAGCCGAGGGATATGAGGTCATTCTGATCAATTCCAATCCGGCGTCGATCATGACCGACCCGGAGATGGCGGATCGCACCTACATCGAACCGCTCACGCCGGACATCGTCACCCGGGTGATCGAACAGGAGCGACCGGATGCTCTTCTCCCCACCATGGGCGGTCAGACCGCTCTGAACCTGGCAGTCACCCTGGCTGAAAACGGCACCTTGGAGCGCTTCGGCGTCGAATTGATCGGTGCCGACCTCAAGGCGATCCAAAAGGCGGAGGACCGTCTGCTGTTCAAGCAGGCCATGGAGCGCATCGGTGTGAAGGTCTGCCCATCAGGGATTGCCTCATCTCAGGAGGAAGCCGAAGCCGTTGGGGCCGCAATCGGCAGTTTCCCCCGGATCATCCGGCCTGCCTTCACCCTCGGCGGAAGTGGGGGGGGAATTGCCTACAACCCCGAGGAATACGCAGCGATCTGCAAGAGCGGGCTTGAGGCGAGTCCGGTCTCCCAAATCTTGATCGAGCAATCGCTACTGGGCTGGAAGGAATTCGAGCTCGAGGTGATGCGTGATCTGGCGGACAACGTGGTGATCGTCTGCAGCATCGAAAACCTGGACCCGATGGGGGTGCATACAGGGGATTCGATCACGGTGGCCCCAGCCCAAACCCTCACGGATCGGGAATACCAACGGCTGCGCGACCAATCGATCGCCATCATTCGCGAGATTGGTGTTGCCACAGGCGGCAGCAACATCCAGTTCGCCATCAACCCGGACAACGGCGACGTTGTGGTGATCGAGATGAATCCAAGGGTGAGTCGATCCTCTGCTTTGGCGAGTAAGGCCACCGGCTTCCCGATCGCGAAGATCGCCGCACGTCTCGCCGTTGGCTACACCCTCGACGAAATCCTCAACGACATCACCGGCAAGACGCCAGCCTGCTTTGAGCCGACGATCGATTACGTCGTCACCAAAATCCCGCGCTTCGCCTTCGAAAAATTCCGGGGCAGTCCGGCGGTGCTCACCACGTCGATGAAGTCGGTGGGCGAAGCCATGGCCATCGGCCGCTGTTTCGAAGAGTCGTTCCAGAAAGCCATGCGTTCCTTGGAGACAGGGCTCTCGGGCTGGGGAGGCGACCGGGAGGAACCGAACCACAGCGACGGTGAGCTCGATCGTCGGCTGAGGACCCCCTCACCAGAGCGCATCCTCAGCGTGCGAACGGCGATGGTGCGCGGACGCAGCGATGAAGAGATTCATCGAATCAGCAAGATTGACCCGTGGTTCCTGGCAAAACTGCGGCGGATCATCGAGGCGGAAACAAGGCTCATCAAGGGCAAAAGCCTCGAGCAGCTCAATGCCGAGAGCCTGTTTGAAGCCAAGCAGCTGGGCTTTTCAGACCGACAGATCGCCTGGCAGACCAAAAGCGATGAATTGTTGGTGCGTCAGAGACGTCATCAGCTCGATGTTCGCGCCATCTTCAAAACCGTCGACACCTGCGCTGCGGAGTTCGCCTCATCCACCCCGTACCACTACTCGACCTATGAACGTCCGCTACAGACCCTGCAGGCGGATGGGTCCCTAAAGACCCTTCCAGCCTCTTCTGAAGTGACGCGTCGCCAGGACAGTCGCAAGATGATGATCCTGGGCGGAGGCCCCAACAGGATCGGGCAGGGCATCGAATTCGACTACTGCTGCTGTCATGCCTCCTTTGCCGGGCAGGAGCAAGGGATCACCACAGTGATGGTGAACAGCAATCCCGAAACGGTGTCCACCGACTACGACACCAGTGACAGCCTTTACTTCGAACCACTCACGTTGGAGGACGTTCTCAATGTGATCGAAGCGGAACGTCCCGATGGAGTGGTGGTGCAGTTCGGTGGACAAACCCCCCTGAAACTTGCCATTCCCCTGCTGCGCTGGCTCGAGAGTGAGGAGGGACGCGCGACAGGCACCAGCATCTGGGGCACCTCCCCTGAATCGATCGACCGCGCCGAAGACCGCGAGCAGTTCGAGGCCATCCTCCGCGATCTGAACATCCGGCAACCCCGCAATGGCCTGGCGCGCAGTGAGGAGGAAGCGCGGGCCGTGGCCACCAGAGTGGGCTATCCAGTCGTCGTTCGGCCGTCCTACGTCTTAGGTGGACGAGCCATGGAGGTGGTCTTCGACGAAGAAGAACTCAACCGCTACATGCGCGAGGCCGTTCAGGTGGAGCCCGACCATCCGGTTCTGATTGACCAATATCTGGAAAATGCCGTTGAAGTAGACGTTGACGCCCTCTGCGATCACAACGGCGCTGTCATCGTTGGGGGTCTGATGGAGCACATCGAACCGGCTGGGATCCATTCCGGTGACTCAGCCTGCTGTTTGCCCTCGGTCTCCCTTGGTGAAGCGGCGCTGAACACCATTCGCGACTGGAGTCGCTCCTTGGCACAAACCCTGGAGGTTCGTGGACTGATCAACCTCCAGTTCGCCGTTCAGCGCAACACCGATGGTTCGGAAGTCGTCTACATCATTGAAGCCAACCCCCGCGCCTCCAGGACGGTCCCCTTCGTCGCCAAAGCCACAGGACAACCTCTGGCACGATTAGCGACCCGTCTGATGGCGGGCGAAACCCTCAGCGACATTGGCTTGACCCGCGAACCGAAGCCGCCGCTGCAGTCGATCAAGGAGGCCGTCCTTCCCTTCCGGCGATTCCCTGGAGCTGACACGGTGCTGGGGCCAGAAATGCGCTCCACTGGGGAGGTGATGGGATGCGCCGACAGCTTCGGAATGGCCTACGCCAAAGCCGAACTCGGCGCAGGTGAAGCGCTGCCCACCCAAGGAACAGTGTTCCTCTCCACCCACGACCGCGACAAGCAAGCATTGGTGCCCATCGCCGCTCGGCTGATCGAACTCGGGTTTGATGTGACAGCAACCTCAGGAACCGCTCAAGCGCTCGCCAACGCAGGACTGAAAGTGCAATCCGTGCTCAAGGTGCACGAGGGTCGACCCAATATCGAGGACCAGATCCGCTCCAATCAGGTCCAGCTGGTGATCAACACACCGATTGGCCGTCAGGCAGCCCATGACGACAAATATCTACGCCGGGCAGCGCTTGATTACGCCGTACCAACCGTGACAACCCTCGCAGGCGCACGGGCTGCGGTGGAAGCAATCTCCGCGCTCCAGCAACAGCCAAGGCTCAGCATCCATGCACTGCAAGACGTCCACGCCATGCAGCGTTAA
- a CDS encoding DUF3386 domain-containing protein, with product MTASVPVKPGCDLRDVFRRAYENRYTWAPGFSGYRGRCIWQQDDQRVEGQFEIGADLKAKVEGIENEDILKAVNSQLWEVAIHRVRRSFDQTHGENTFTAGDTNEVGTEVLIGGKGAGDKYRIKDDVVTMVHRHIHGTVVTIYTTDVTHTGSGYLSHTYTSQYADPATGEARGGRSSFKDTFAPLPGDGPWVLTERVVTTEAHGDTPAGRQTFRFEDLESL from the coding sequence GTGACAGCCTCCGTTCCCGTCAAGCCTGGATGCGACCTGCGTGATGTTTTTCGTCGCGCCTACGAGAACCGCTACACCTGGGCCCCTGGTTTTTCCGGCTATCGCGGACGCTGCATCTGGCAGCAGGACGATCAACGGGTCGAAGGCCAATTCGAAATCGGCGCTGATCTGAAGGCCAAGGTTGAGGGAATTGAGAACGAAGACATTCTGAAGGCGGTGAATTCACAACTTTGGGAGGTGGCGATCCATCGCGTTCGTCGCAGCTTCGATCAGACCCACGGGGAGAACACCTTCACGGCCGGTGACACCAACGAGGTGGGAACCGAAGTTCTGATCGGCGGCAAGGGAGCAGGTGACAAATACCGCATCAAGGATGACGTGGTGACCATGGTTCACCGACACATCCACGGCACCGTCGTGACGATCTACACCACCGATGTCACCCACACGGGCTCGGGATACCTCAGCCACACCTACACAAGTCAATACGCCGACCCAGCAACGGGAGAAGCCCGGGGCGGCCGCAGCAGCTTCAAAGACACCTTCGCTCCTCTTCCAGGGGATGGTCCCTGGGTGCTGACTGAGCGGGTCGTGACCACCGAAGCCCACGGCGACACCCCAGCCGGACGTCAGACCTTCCGCTTTGAAGATCTCGAATCACTCTGA